One Bradyrhizobium sp. ISRA464 genomic window carries:
- the trbG gene encoding P-type conjugative transfer protein TrbG → MIAIFVCPLGGCSTFIPPEISYDSDVPPLPPAPATFDDRSRPLHVPPAWKPTLGGKAGTKEEAEPVGRIEVANSAARVEPRRRGYFNAAQIYSFSAGALYQVYAAPGEITDIALEEGEQLVGSGPIAAGDTVRWVIGDTESGSGEARRVHVLVKPTRSSIETNLVINTDRRTYLIELRSREKPYMPLISWYYPEEQIKGQSLSLTPTLPDASQRRFRYAIEGDRPPWRPLAAYDDGRKVYIEFPQGIVQGEMPPLFVLGPDGKSEIVNYRAYSNLLIVDRLFAAAELRLGGEHQQKVRIVRTDGRPS, encoded by the coding sequence ATGATAGCCATCTTCGTGTGCCCGTTGGGAGGCTGCTCAACATTCATCCCGCCCGAGATCTCATACGATTCCGACGTGCCGCCGTTACCGCCCGCGCCGGCGACCTTCGACGATCGGTCGCGGCCGCTCCACGTTCCGCCGGCCTGGAAGCCAACCCTTGGCGGGAAAGCAGGAACCAAGGAAGAAGCCGAACCGGTTGGCAGGATCGAAGTCGCGAATAGTGCGGCTCGGGTCGAACCGCGGAGACGAGGATACTTCAACGCCGCACAGATCTACAGTTTCAGTGCGGGCGCGCTCTATCAGGTTTACGCGGCGCCGGGAGAGATTACCGACATTGCACTCGAGGAGGGCGAGCAACTGGTCGGTTCCGGGCCGATTGCAGCCGGTGACACCGTGCGCTGGGTCATCGGTGATACCGAGAGCGGTAGTGGTGAGGCTCGACGGGTCCATGTCCTGGTCAAGCCGACTCGTTCCTCGATCGAGACGAACCTCGTTATCAACACCGACCGGCGGACCTATCTCATTGAACTCCGCTCCCGCGAGAAGCCCTACATGCCGCTGATCTCGTGGTACTATCCGGAAGAGCAAATAAAGGGGCAATCACTATCTCTAACGCCCACCTTGCCTGATGCCTCACAACGCCGCTTCCGTTACGCGATCGAAGGTGATCGCCCGCCTTGGCGACCGCTCGCGGCTTACGATGACGGCCGCAAGGTCTACATAGAGTTCCCCCAAGGTATCGTTCAGGGCGAGATGCCTCCACTGTTCGTGCTTGGCCCGGACGGTAAGTCCGAAATCGTCAACTATCGTGCCTACAGCAATCTGCTCATCGTCGATCGTCTGTTCGCCGCTGCCGAACTGCGCCTGGGAGGGGAGCATCAGCAGAAGGTAAGAATTGTTCGGACCGACGGGAGGCCATCATAA
- the trbF gene encoding conjugal transfer protein TrbF — protein sequence MFKRSSVHYGRAPAPVTPYQKAAQVWDERIGSARIQAKNWRLMAFCCLVLSCGLAGGLVWQSTQGAITPWIVEVDHIGQAQRVAPANSDYEPTDPQIAYHLARFIEDVRGLPADGIVLRQNWLRAYDFTTDRGAAALNEYARSNDPFAKLGKAQISVEVSSAIRASIESFRVAWIQRSYEKGSLASTERWTAILTVVIQTPHDADRLRKNPLGIYVNAISWSKELGQ from the coding sequence ATGTTCAAAAGGTCTTCAGTTCACTACGGGCGAGCGCCAGCGCCAGTCACACCATATCAAAAGGCCGCCCAAGTGTGGGATGAGCGTATCGGATCGGCTCGCATACAGGCGAAGAACTGGAGGCTAATGGCATTCTGCTGCCTGGTGTTGTCGTGCGGCCTAGCCGGAGGATTGGTCTGGCAGTCGACGCAGGGAGCGATCACGCCGTGGATTGTCGAAGTCGATCACATCGGGCAAGCACAGAGAGTTGCGCCCGCCAACTCGGATTATGAGCCGACCGATCCGCAGATTGCCTATCATCTAGCCCGCTTCATCGAAGACGTTCGCGGCCTGCCGGCAGACGGCATCGTCCTTCGTCAAAATTGGCTGCGGGCTTACGATTTCACCACCGATCGCGGAGCTGCCGCGCTCAACGAGTATGCCAGGAGCAATGATCCATTTGCCAAGCTCGGCAAGGCGCAGATCTCGGTCGAAGTCTCCAGTGCGATCCGCGCCTCTATCGAAAGTTTTCGTGTCGCCTGGATCCAGCGTTCTTATGAGAAGGGATCGCTGGCATCGACCGAACGCTGGACCGCTATTCTGACTGTCGTCATTCAGACGCCTCACGACGCCGATCGCTTGCGCAAGAACCCGCTCGGGATCTACGTCAACGCAATCAGCTGGTCGAAGGAGCTCGGACAATGA
- the trbL gene encoding P-type conjugative transfer protein TrbL gives MTGTGVIDQFLETFTRYIDNGFGLVGGEVGYLATTLAAIDLTLAGLFWSWGTDDDVIARLIKKILFVGIFAYLIGNWNSLARIVFESFAGLGLKASGTGLSAGDFVHPGKIAQVGLDAGRPILDSISNLMGYVSFFENFVQIAVLLFAWAVVLMAFFILAIQLFVTLIEFKLTTLAGFVLIPFGLFGKTAFAAERVLGNVVSSGIKVLVLAVIVGIGSTLFSQFTSGFNGGQPTIEDAMTLVLAALSLLGLGIFGPGIANGLVSGGPQLGAGAAVGTSLAAGGVVAAGAGLAAGGMGLASGAIAGAVRGGSAIASGTAAAYRSGGVLGVAEAATSAPGSPLRRLAAAVGGSAQSVGQVSGGSVESPPEWARHMKRTQTISQGVSAATHAVRSGDPGGSGGSVDLSEGGR, from the coding sequence ATGACGGGCACCGGAGTCATCGACCAGTTCCTCGAAACGTTCACCCGCTACATCGACAACGGCTTTGGTCTTGTCGGAGGTGAGGTCGGCTATCTCGCGACGACGCTGGCTGCCATCGACCTTACGCTGGCAGGTCTGTTCTGGAGCTGGGGCACGGATGATGACGTAATCGCGCGGCTCATCAAGAAGATCCTCTTTGTCGGGATCTTTGCCTATCTGATCGGGAACTGGAACAGTCTCGCCAGGATCGTTTTTGAAAGCTTCGCCGGTCTTGGACTGAAGGCATCAGGGACCGGTCTTTCGGCCGGTGATTTCGTTCACCCCGGGAAGATTGCGCAGGTCGGCCTCGATGCCGGCCGGCCGATCCTGGACTCGATCTCGAATCTAATGGGCTATGTCAGCTTCTTCGAGAATTTCGTTCAGATCGCCGTTCTGCTCTTCGCTTGGGCCGTTGTTCTGATGGCCTTCTTCATCCTGGCCATTCAGCTCTTTGTCACGTTGATCGAATTCAAGTTGACGACGCTTGCTGGCTTCGTGCTGATTCCGTTCGGTCTGTTCGGCAAGACTGCATTTGCCGCCGAGCGGGTCCTCGGCAATGTCGTCTCATCCGGCATCAAGGTGCTGGTGCTGGCCGTGATCGTCGGCATTGGATCGACCTTATTCTCCCAATTTACCTCCGGCTTCAATGGCGGCCAGCCGACTATTGAAGATGCAATGACGCTGGTTCTTGCCGCGTTGTCGCTGCTGGGGCTGGGGATCTTTGGGCCTGGCATTGCCAATGGTCTGGTTTCGGGTGGCCCGCAGCTCGGGGCGGGCGCCGCAGTCGGTACGAGCCTCGCTGCCGGTGGCGTTGTTGCCGCGGGTGCCGGTCTCGCCGCCGGCGGCATGGGACTCGCCAGCGGAGCGATCGCAGGTGCTGTGCGGGGAGGCAGCGCGATCGCAAGCGGAACGGCTGCTGCCTACCGGAGCGGCGGCGTTCTCGGCGTTGCCGAAGCTGCCACCTCCGCGCCAGGGAGTCCTCTACGCCGGCTCGCTGCGGCTGTGGGCGGCAGCGCCCAATCCGTCGGCCAGGTGTCAGGGGGCTCGGTCGAAAGCCCGCCGGAATGGGCACGGCACATGAAGCGCACCCAGACGATCAGTCAGGGCGTTTCGGCGGCAACACACGCTGTTCGGTCAGGTGATCCCGGGGGAAGTGGCGGCTCAGTCGATCTGTCGGAGGGCGGGCGCTAG
- the trbK-alt gene encoding putative entry exclusion protein TrbK-alt, translating into MTDLKAFRALSLAISAIAGLAAIVACTIQLREPHKVAGPTQSNEKANTALESDLARCRSVTSEQAPAYERCQRAWAENRRRFFGHKANSPGIAEADTGGSPSLSAPKDQSRIPQGSPSVVAPREGDQ; encoded by the coding sequence ATGACCGACCTCAAGGCCTTTAGAGCACTATCGCTGGCTATTTCGGCGATCGCCGGACTGGCAGCCATCGTTGCCTGCACGATCCAACTGCGTGAGCCTCACAAGGTTGCGGGGCCGACGCAATCGAACGAGAAGGCGAACACTGCGCTCGAGTCGGATCTGGCACGTTGCCGTTCGGTGACGTCGGAGCAAGCACCCGCTTACGAGCGCTGCCAAAGGGCTTGGGCCGAAAACCGACGGCGATTCTTTGGTCACAAGGCAAACTCGCCCGGTATCGCCGAAGCTGATACCGGTGGTTCGCCATCATTGTCCGCACCAAAGGATCAAAGCCGTATCCCGCAGGGCAGTCCCTCGGTCGTTGCGCCACGGGAAGGTGATCAATGA
- the trbJ gene encoding P-type conjugative transfer protein TrbJ, producing MIRHRFLVISIIVLSFAATGPARALIVFDPNNYVQNVLTAARELQQISNQITSLQNQAQMLINQAKNLASLPYSSLQQLQASIQRTQKLLAQAQRIAYDVQQIDRAFATSYAPTNSSQSDSALFVGAQARWQNSVAAFQDALRVQAGVVGNLDTNRIQTSALVSSSQGASGALQATQAGNQILALEAEQLADLTATVAAQGRAQSLESAQRAAAQDQGREQLWRFLRQGQGYQSSNVQMFH from the coding sequence ATGATCCGTCATAGATTCCTAGTCATCAGCATCATCGTATTGTCATTTGCAGCTACCGGACCGGCGCGGGCACTGATCGTCTTTGATCCCAACAACTACGTTCAGAATGTTCTGACCGCAGCGCGCGAGCTGCAGCAGATCAGCAATCAGATCACCTCGTTGCAGAACCAGGCACAGATGCTGATTAATCAGGCGAAGAACCTGGCGAGCCTGCCGTACTCTTCGCTGCAGCAGCTTCAGGCGTCGATTCAACGGACCCAGAAACTCCTGGCCCAGGCACAGCGTATCGCTTACGACGTGCAACAGATCGATCGGGCCTTCGCGACCAGTTACGCGCCGACGAACAGCAGCCAATCCGATTCCGCGCTCTTTGTAGGTGCACAAGCACGCTGGCAAAACTCGGTTGCGGCGTTTCAGGACGCGCTTCGTGTGCAGGCGGGTGTCGTGGGTAACCTCGATACCAACCGCATTCAGACCTCGGCCCTCGTGAGCTCAAGCCAGGGCGCAAGTGGCGCCTTGCAAGCGACGCAAGCCGGCAATCAGATCCTTGCGCTTGAGGCGGAGCAGCTCGCCGATCTGACCGCAACTGTGGCGGCGCAGGGCAGGGCTCAATCGCTTGAATCCGCGCAGCGCGCCGCTGCCCAAGACCAAGGGCGCGAGCAGCTTTGGCGGTTTCTGAGACAAGGCCAAGGTTATCAGTCCTCCAACGTCCAGATGTTTCACTGA